One Thermoanaerobacter pseudethanolicus ATCC 33223 DNA window includes the following coding sequences:
- a CDS encoding BglG family transcription antiterminator, with protein MDRILEIINMLLNSEQPLTVDYIANTLKVSNKTIRNDLKKAEEFVQQKGVKIIKKPRVGIVLEGPRNKKLELVDEIKKSLDFEEPFSPEARKNYILKRLFMSKGSVTTKELAEELYVSRVTIHKDLQSVEKWLNKFNLKLLKKPNYGIEVVGDEENWRNAVASLIVSTKEQKELKEFLYNDYTGRIDYRTLMQLRELFDIDYKQLEKIVSNAESKLKFRFSDEAFISLVIHVAISIERLKHKKDVKLSKAVLNNLKQKDEYVIAQQMAKEIEAKFNVVLPESEIGYIVLHIIGTKMQQNKIEDVNLELEDEESIELAVIMSKEIINIAERALSLDLSNDKQLLNGLILHLRPTINRLKYGLTLRNPLLNDIKENYPEIYGVAWMTSVVFEKYLGKKVAEEEIGYIALHLGAAVERAKKPLKALVVCTTGIGTAQLLAARLEKSFKQIEIKDIVSSVSLHESILNDIDIVISTVPIEINKPFINISPLLTQNDIKRLDEFIQALNKRSNLIDTQLLDVDGIYLKKEDLLNKVCMELHKKGYVKEEYIQDVITREKIASTAIGNGIAIPHGLPEHVNKSVFTVVRLKNPIAWDEEKVDMLFMISLTQSDIAKSRYIFRKLYNKLESPEFVENIKKAKSREEIIKLLEVVYNADK; from the coding sequence ATGGATAGGATACTTGAGATTATAAATATGCTTTTAAATAGCGAACAGCCACTTACGGTTGATTATATCGCAAATACACTGAAAGTATCGAATAAAACAATAAGGAATGATTTAAAAAAAGCTGAAGAATTTGTACAACAAAAAGGCGTAAAAATTATCAAAAAACCAAGAGTAGGTATTGTACTAGAGGGGCCTAGAAATAAAAAGCTTGAGCTTGTTGATGAGATTAAAAAGAGTTTAGACTTTGAAGAACCTTTTTCGCCTGAAGCAAGAAAAAACTACATTTTAAAGCGATTGTTTATGAGTAAAGGAAGTGTAACTACAAAAGAACTAGCGGAGGAACTTTATGTAAGTAGGGTTACAATACACAAAGACTTACAAAGTGTTGAAAAATGGCTTAACAAATTTAATCTAAAACTTCTAAAAAAACCTAACTATGGCATTGAAGTGGTAGGCGATGAAGAGAATTGGCGAAATGCAGTGGCAAGCTTAATTGTTTCAACTAAAGAACAAAAAGAATTAAAAGAATTTTTATATAATGATTACACTGGTAGGATAGATTATAGAACATTAATGCAATTAAGGGAACTTTTTGATATTGATTACAAGCAACTTGAAAAAATAGTTAGTAATGCTGAATCAAAACTCAAATTTAGATTTTCGGATGAGGCTTTTATAAGTTTGGTTATACATGTAGCTATTTCTATCGAAAGACTAAAGCATAAAAAAGATGTTAAATTATCAAAGGCGGTCTTAAATAATCTAAAGCAAAAAGATGAATATGTAATAGCTCAACAGATGGCGAAAGAGATAGAAGCGAAATTTAATGTAGTTCTTCCTGAATCAGAAATAGGATATATTGTATTGCATATCATTGGTACTAAAATGCAGCAAAATAAAATTGAAGATGTGAATTTAGAGTTGGAAGATGAAGAAAGTATTGAGCTAGCGGTTATTATGTCAAAAGAAATTATAAATATTGCTGAAAGGGCATTATCTCTTGATTTAAGCAATGATAAGCAATTGTTAAATGGTTTGATACTACATTTAAGACCAACTATAAATAGGCTTAAGTATGGTTTAACACTAAGAAATCCACTATTAAACGATATTAAAGAGAATTATCCTGAAATATATGGGGTTGCATGGATGACAAGTGTTGTGTTTGAGAAGTATTTAGGTAAAAAAGTTGCAGAAGAGGAAATAGGTTATATTGCACTACATTTAGGTGCTGCAGTTGAACGAGCTAAAAAACCACTTAAAGCCCTGGTTGTTTGTACAACTGGCATTGGAACAGCACAACTTCTTGCGGCAAGGCTTGAGAAATCTTTTAAACAGATAGAAATAAAAGACATAGTTTCTTCTGTTTCGCTACATGAGAGCATCTTAAATGACATAGATATAGTTATCTCTACTGTACCTATTGAGATAAATAAACCTTTTATAAATATAAGTCCTTTATTAACTCAAAATGATATAAAGCGGCTTGATGAATTTATACAGGCTCTAAATAAAAGATCTAATTTAATCGATACGCAGTTACTTGATGTTGACGGTATTTACCTAAAAAAAGAAGATTTATTAAATAAGGTATGTATGGAGTTGCATAAAAAAGGATATGTAAAGGAGGAATATATTCAAGATGTTATAACCAGAGAAAAAATAGCTTCTACTGCTATAGGAAATGGTATTGCAATTCCACATGGTTTACCAGAACATGTTAATAAATCAGTTTTTACAGTGGTAAGACTAAAAAATCCTATAGCTTGGGATGAAGAAAAGGTAGATATGTTATTTATGATATCTTTAACTCAAAGTGATATAGCAAAATCCAGGTATATATTTAGAAAATTATATAATAAACTTGAATCACCGGAATTTGTAGAAAATATAAAAAAAGCGAAAAGCAGAGAGGAAATTATAAAGTTATTGGAGGTAGTTTATAATGCTGATAAATA